A part of Onthophagus taurus isolate NC chromosome 7, IU_Otau_3.0, whole genome shotgun sequence genomic DNA contains:
- the LOC111416753 gene encoding uncharacterized PE-PGRS family protein PE_PGRS54-like, whose translation MNMLSVSILLAISFVTISAVPSCPAVNEEIATLLPHDSDCSKFYKCETGVAIVYDCPAGLYFNPVLSVCDYPEEVDCNGSGGNGGSTSPTQGTTDGGNGGSTGGGSTGGGSTGGGSSGGPECPAVDGEFVTLFPHEDCTKFWKCDRGVAVEKDCPADLYFNPTLLVCDYPEDAGCDGTGIGGGTTPTPTQGTTDGGNGGSTGGGSTGGGSTGGGSSGGPECPAVDGEFVTLFPHEDCTKFWKCDRGVAVEKDCPAGLYFNPTLFVCDYPEDAGCDGTGIGGGTTPTPTQGTTDGGNGGSTGGGSTGGGSTGGGSTGGGSSGGPECPAVDGEFVTLFPHEDCTKFWKCDRGVAVEKDCPAGLYFNPTLFVCDYPEDAGCDGTGIGGGTTPTPTQGTTDGGNGGSTGGGSTGGGSTGGGSSGGPECPAVDGEFVTLFPHEDCTKFWKCDRGVAVEKDCPAGLYFNPTLFVCDYPEDAGCDGTGIGGGTTPTPTQGTTDGGNGGSTGGGSTGGGSTGGGSSGGPECPAVDGEFVTLFPHEDCTKFWKCDRGVAVEKDCPAGLYFNPTLFVCDYPEDAGCDGTGIGGGTTPSPTQGTTDGGNGGSTGGGSTGGGSTGGGSSGGPECPAVDGEFVTLFPHEDCTKFWKCDRGVAVEKDCPAGLYFNPTLFVCDYPEDAGCDGTGIGGGTTPTPTQGTTDGGNGGSTGGGSTGGGSTGGGSSGGPECPAVDGEFVTLFPHEDCTKFWKCDRGVAVEKDCPAGLYFNPTLFVCDYPEDAGCDGTGIGGGTTPTPTQGTTDGGNGGSTGGGSTGGGSTGGGSSGGPECPAVDGEFVTLFPHEDCTKFWKCDRGVAVEKDCPAGLYFNPTLFVCDYPEDAGCDGTGIGGGTTPTPTQGTTDGGSSSQGTTGGTTLTTPNPSDGYCQTLGCPELNGEWVYFLPYPGDCRRFCKCDWGKPYEFTCPSNLYFDTILDVCVFPEDTDCTNAYAISILNYYIIRLSTMNTLSVSILLAIGFLTTSAIPNCPDRNEEFATLLPHESDCSKFYKCEAGVAVVYDCPAGLYFNPVLSVCDYPEEVDCGGSGGSAGSTSPTEGSTEGGNGGSPGGGSTVGGGSDGPDCPAEDGEFVTLFPHTDCSKFWKCDRGVAVEQNCPAGLLFNPALLVCDYPEDAGCDGTGIGGGTTPSPTQGTTDGGNGGSTGGGSTVGGGSDGPECPAEDGEFVTMFPHVDCSKFWKCNRGVAVEQNCPAGLLFNPTLLVCDYPEDAGCDGTGIGGGTTPSPTQGTTDGGNGGSTGGGSTVGGGSDGPECPAEDGEFVTMFPHVDCSKFWKCNRGVAVEQNCPAGLLFNPILLVCDYPEDAGCDGTGIGGGTTPSPTQGTTDGGNGGSTGGGSTVGGGSGGPECPAEDGEFVIMFPHVDCSKFWKCNRGVAVEQNCPAGLLFNPTLLVCDYPEDAGCDGTGIGGGTTPSPTQGTTDGGNGGSTGGGSTVGGGSGGPECPAEDGEFVTMFPHVDCSKFWKCNRGVAVEQNCPAGLLFNPTLLVCDYPEDAGCDGTGIGGGTTPSPTQGTTDGGNGGSTGGGSTVGGGSDGPECPAEDGEFVTMFPHVDCSKFWKCNRGVAVEQNCPAGLLFNPTLLVCDYPEDAGCDGTGIGGGTTPSPTQGTTDGGNGGSTGGGSTVGGGSGAPECPAEDGEFVTMFPHVDCSKFWKCNRGVAVEQNCPAGLLFNPTLLVCDYPEDAGCNGTGVGGGTTPSPTQGTTDGGNGGSTGGGSTVGGGSDGPKCPAEDGEFVTLFPHVDCSKFWKCDRGVAVEQDCPAGLLFNPTLLVCDYPEDAGCNGSGVGGGTTPSPTQGTTDAGSSSQGTTGGTTQTTSNPIDGYCQTLSCPEVNGEWVYFLPYPGDCRRFCKCDWGKPFEFTCPSNLFFDHVLDVCDFQENVACINA comes from the exons AACGGTGGAAGCACTGGTGGTGGAAGCACTGGAGGTGGTAGTACAGGTGGTGGTAGTTCTGGTGGCCCTGAATGCCCAGCAGTAGATGGCGAATTCGTTACCTTGTTCCCACATGAAGATTGTACCAAATTCTGGAAATGCGATAGAGGAGTTGCTGTTGAAAAAGATTGCCCAGCCGATCTGTATTTCAATCCAACTCTCTTAGTATGCGATTATCCCGAAGATGCTGGTTGCGACGGAACTGGAATTGGCGGTGGAACAACTCCAACCCCAACTCAAGGCACTACCGACggtggaaatggaggaagcACTGGTGGTGGAAGCACCGGAGGTGGAAGTACTGGTGGTGGAAGCTCTGGTGGCCCTGAATGCCCAGCAGTAGATGGCGAATTCGTTACCTTGTTCCCACATGAAGATTGTACTAAATTCTGGAAATGCGATAGAGGAGTTGCTGTTGAGAAAGATTGCCCAGCCGGTCTGTACTTCAATCCAACTCTCTTTGTATGCGATTATCCCGAAGATGCTGGTTGCGACGGAACTGGAATTGGGGGTGGAACTACTCCAACCCCAACCCAAGGAACTACAGATGGTGGAAATGGCGGAAGCACTGGGGGTGGAAGCACCGGAGGTGGAAGTACTGGTGGTGGAAGTACTGGTGGTGGAAGTTCTGGTGGCCCTGAATGCCCAGCAGTAGATGGCGAATTCGTTACCTTGTTCCCACATGAAGATTGTACTAAATTCTGGAAATGCGATAGAGGAGTTGCTGTTGAGAAAGATTGCCCAGCCGGTCTGTACTTCAATCCAACTCTCTTTGTATGCGATTATCCCGAGGATGCTGGTTGCGACGGAACTGGAATTGGCGGTGGAACTACTCCAACCCCAACTCAAGGAACTACCGATGGTGGAAATGGCGGAAGCACTGGGGGTGGCAGCACCGGAGGTGGAAGTACTGGTGGTGGAAGTTCTGGTGGCCCTGAATGCCCAGCAGTAGATGGCGAATTCGTTACCTTGTTCCCACATGAAGATTGTACTAAATTCTGGAAATGCGATAGAGGAGTTGCTGTTGAGAAAGATTGCCCAGCCGGTCTGTACTTCAATCCAACTCTCTTTGTATGCGATTATCCCGAGGATGCTGGTTGCGACGGAACTGGAATTGGTGGTGGAACTACTCCAACCCCAACTCAAGGAACTACCGATGGTGGAAATGGCGGAAGCACTGGGGGTGGTAGCACCGGAGGTGGAAGTACCGGTGGTGGAAGCTCTGGTGGCCCTGAATGCCCAGCAGTAGATGGGGAATTCGTTACCTTGTTCCCACATGAAGATTGTACCAAATTCTGGAAATGCGATAGAGGAGTTGCTGTTGAGAAAGATTGCCCAGCCGGGCTGTACTTCAATCCAACTCTCTTTGTATGCGATTATCCCGAAGATGCTGGTTGCGACGGAACTGGAATTGGTGGTGGAACTACTCCCTCCCCAACTCAAGGAACTACCGATGGTGGAAATGGCGGAAGCACTGGGGGTGGAAGCACCGGAGGTGGAAGTACCGGTGGTGGAAGTTCTGGTGGCCCTGAATGCCCAGCAGTAGATGGCGAATTCGTTACCTTGTTCCCACATGAAGATTGTACTAAATTCTGGAAATGCGATAGAGGAGTTGCTGTTGAGAAAGATTGCCCAGCCGGTCTGTACTTCAATCCAACTCTCTTTGTATGCGATTATCCCGAGGATGCTGGTTGCGACGGAACTGGAATTGGCGGTGGAACTACTCCAACCCCAACTCAAGGAACTACCGATGGTGGAAATGGCGGAAGCACTGGGGGTGGCAGCACCGGAGGTGGAAGTACTGGTGGTGGAAGTTCTGGTGGCCCTGAATGCCCAGCAGTAGATGGCGAATTCGTTACCTTGTTCCCACATGAAGATTGTACTAAATTCTGGAAATGCGATAGAGGAGTTGCTGTTGAGAAAGATTGCCCAGCCGGTCTGTACTTCAATCCAACTCTCTTTGTATGCGATTATCCCGAGGATGCTGGTTGCGACGGAACTGGAATTGGTGGTGGAACTACTCCAACCCCAACTCAAGGAACTACCGATGGTGGAAATGGCGGAAGCACTGGGGGTGGAAGCACCGGAGGTGGAAGTACCGGTGGTGGAAGTTCTGGTGGCCCTGAATGCCCAGCAGTAGATGGCGAATTCGTTACCTTGTTCCCACATGAAGATTGTACCAAATTCTGGAAATGCGATAGAGGAGTTGCTGTTGAGAAAGATTGCCCAGCCGGTCTGTATTTCAATCCAACTCTCTTTGTATGCGATTATCCCGAAGATGCTGGTTGCGACGGAACTGGAATTGGAGGTGGAACTACCCCAACCCCAACTCAAGGAACTACTGATGGTGGAAGCAGCTCCCAAGGAACAACAGGAGGCACTACTCTAACCACTCCGAATCCAAGTGATGGCTACTGCCAAACTTTAGGCTGTCCAGAATTAAACGGAGAATGGGTATATTTCTTGCCGTACCCAGGTGATTGCAGACGTTTCTGTAAATGTGATTGGGGAAAACCTTATGAATTTACATGTCCAAGTAACCTCTACTTCGACACAATCCTCGACGTTTGTGTTTTCCCAGAAGACACAGATTGTACAAATGCATA TGCTATATCAAT AttgaattattatattattagaCTTTCTACAATGAATACACTTTCCGTCAGTATTTTACTGGCGATTGGCTTTCTAACTACAA gTGCCATACCAAATTGTCCTGACCGAAATGAAGAATTTGCTACTTTACTTCCCCATGAATCtgattgttcaaaattttataaatgcgAAGCTGGCGTAGCAGTTGTATACGATTGTCCAGCAGGACTGTATTTCAATCCAGTCCTATCAGTATGTGATTATCCCGAAGAAGTAGACTGTGGTGGAAGTGGAGGAAGTGCTGGAAGTACTTCTCCAACCGAAGGATCCACTGAGggtggaaatggaggaagcCCAGGAGGCGGAAGTACCGTTGGCGGTGGCTCCGATGGCCCTGATTGCCCAGCAGAAGATGGCGAATTCGTTACATTGTTCCCACATACAGATTGCAGTAAATTCTGGAAATGCGATAGAGGAGTAGCTGTAGAACAAAACTGTCCCGCTGGTCTTCTTTTCAATCCAGCTCTCTTAGTATGCGATTATCCAGAAGACGCTGGTTGCGACGGAACTGGAATTGGCGGTGGAACTACTCCCTCCCCAACTCAAGGAACTACCGATggtggaaatggaggaagcACGGGAGGCGGAAGTACCGTTGGCGGTGGCTCTGACGGCCCTGAATGCCCAGCAGAAGATGGCGAATTCGTCACAATGTTCCCACATGTAGATTGCAGTAAATTCTGGAAATGCAATAGAGGAGTAGCTGTAGAACAAAACTGCCCCGCTGGACTTCTTTTCAATCCAACACTCTTAGTATGCGATTATCCAGAAGACGCTGGTTGCGATGGAACTGGAATTGGCGGTGGAACTACCCCCTCCCCAACTCAAGGAACTACCGATggtggaaatggaggaagcACAGGAGGCGGAAGTACAGTTGGCGGTGGCTCTGACGGCCCTGAATGCCCAGCAGAAGATGGCGAATTCGTTACAATGTTCCCGCATGTAGATTGCAGTAAATTCTGGAAATGCAATAGAGGAGTAGCTGTAGAACAAAACTGCCCCGCTGGACTTCTTTTCAATCCAATACTCTTAGTATGCGATTATCCAGAAGACGCTGGTTGCGATGGAACTGGAATTGGCGGTGGAACTACTCCCTCCCCAACTCAAGGAACTACCGATggtggaaatggaggaagcACAGGAGGCGGAAGTACCGTTGGCGGTGGCTCTGGCGGCCCTGAATGCCCAGCAGAAGATGGCGAATTCGTTATAATGTTCCCACATGTAGATTGCAGTAAATTCTGGAAATGTAATAGAGGAGTAGCTGTAGAACAAAACTGCCCCGCTGGTCTTCTTTTCAATCCAACGCTCTTAGTATGCGATTATCCAGAAGACGCTGGTTGCGATGGAACTGGAATTGGCGGTGGAACTACTCCCTCCCCAACTCAAGGAACTACCGATggtggaaatggaggaagcACAGGAGGCGGAAGTACTGTTGGTGGTGGCTCCGGCGGCCCTGAATGCCCTGCAGAAGATGGCGAATTCGTTACAATGTTCCCACATGTAGATTGCAGTAAATTCTGGAAATGCAATAGAGGAGTAGCTGTAGAACAAAACTGCCCCGCTGGTCTTCTTTTCAATCCAACGCTCTTAGTATGCGATTATCCAGAAGACGCTGGTTGCGATGGAACTGGAATTGGCGGTGGAACTACTCCCTCCCCAACTCAAGGAACTACCGATggtggaaatggaggaagcACAGGAGGCGGAAGTACCGTTGGCGGTGGCTCTGACGGCCCTGAATGCCCAGCAGAAGATGGCGAATTCGTTACAATGTTCCCACATGTAGATTGCAGTAAATTCTGGAAATGCAATAGAGGAGTAGCTGTAGAACAAAACTGCCCCGCTGGTCTTCTTTTCAATCCAACACTCTTAGTATGCGATTATCCAGAAGACGCTGGTTGCGATGGAACTGGAATTGGCGGCGGAACTACTCCCTCCCCAACTCAAGGAACTACCGATggtggaaatggaggaagcACAGGAGGCGGAAGTACCGTTGGCGGTGGCTCTGGCGCCCCTGAATGCCCAGCGGAAGATGGCGAATTCGTTACAATGTTCCCACATGTAGATTGCAGTAAATTCTGGAAATGTAATAGAGGAGTAGCTGTAGAACAAAACTGCCCCGCTGGTCTTCTTTTCAATCCAACTCTCTTAGTATGTGATTATCCTGAAGATGCTGGTTGCAACGGAACTGGAGTTGGCGGTGGAACTACTCCCTCACCAACTCAAGGAACTACCGATggtggaaatggaggaagcACAGGAGGCGGAAGTACCGTTGGCGGTGGCTCCGATGGCCCTAAATGCCCAGCAGAAGATGGCGAATTCGTTACATTGTTCCCTCATGTTGATTGCAGTAAATTCTGGAAATGCGATAGAGGAGTAGCTGTAGAACAAGACTGCCCTGCTGGTCTTCTTTTCAATCCAACTCTATTAGTATGCGATTATCCTGAAGATGCTGGTTGCAACGGATCTGGAGTTGGCGGTGGAACTACTCCCTCACCAACTCAAGGAACTACCGATGCTGGAAGCAGCTCCCAAGGAACAACAGGAGGCACTACTCAAACCACTTCGAATCCAATTGATGGCTACTGTCAAACTTTAAGCTGTCCTGAAGTGAACGGAGAGTGGGTTTACTTCCTACCATACCCAGGTGATTGCAGACGTTTCTGTAAATGTGATTGGGGAAAACCTTTTGAGTTTACATGTCCAAGTAACCTCTTCTTCGATCATGTTCTTGACGTATGCGATTTCCAAGAAAATGTAGCTTGTATAAATGCGTAG
- the LOC111419883 gene encoding chondroitin proteoglycan-2-like encodes MKGLVVYGFIFIAIQYFGYVDGDPAEKCPSTNGNALLPDDTDCHFFYQCSWGVAYPMECSGDLIFDYKLQVCNYPAQAVCYSHINTPGGSQKPSSSESPASGGETGDSGESWNEACTSDIVQYYFPDPKNCKAFYICNAGILHHIVCPDDKVYNPAYRICDFSRGITCSETPGAVDPEPVDPGSGGEDGGEDGGEDGGEDGSGNGGEHSGESWQSSCTLGSIQIYYPDPEDCQGFYMCEFGTLKHMSCPVGTLYNAALLICDYPGNVRCSQEPEVVNPEPVNPGDGGSGDGGSGDGGSGDGGSGDGGSGDGENTEEDGGNSGEDCGNTGGNGVGESWSEPCSLNNKQMYFPDSENCQGFYICEFGTLQHMMCPPGTLYNAPILTCDFPGNVRCSESPIGIDPEQVN; translated from the exons atgaaag GATTAGTTGTGTATGGATTTATCTTTATTGCAATTCAATACTTTGGATATGTTG aTGGGGACCCTGCAGAAAAATGTCCGAGTACAAACGGGAACGCTCTTCTTCCCGACGACACCGATTGTCACTTCTTCTACCAATGTAGTTGGGGAGTAGCTTATCCCATGGAATGCTCCGGCGATCTCATTTTTGATTACAAACTTCAAGTTTGCAACTACCCTGCACAAGCTGTCTGTTACAGCCATATCAATACACCGGGTGGTAGTCAAAAACCAAGTAGTAGCGAAAGTCCTGCAAGTGGTGGAGAAACGGGTGATTCTGGTGAATCATGGAACGAAGCTTGTACGAGCGATATTGTTCAATACTATTTTCCGGATCCTAAAAATTGCAAAGCTTTCTATATTTGTAACGCGGGAATCTTACATCACATTGTTTGTCCGGATGATAAAGTTTATAATCCCGCGTACAGAATTTGTGACTTTTCAAGAGGTATTACATGTTCTGAAACACCAGGTGCGGTTGATCCTGAACCTGTTGATCCTGGCAGTGGCGGTGAAGATGGAGGTGAAGACGGTGGTGAAGACGGAGGTGAAGATGGAAGTGGAAATGGAGGTGAACACTCTGGGGAATCATGGCAAAGTTCATGTACACTAG GCAgcattcaaatttattacCCAGACCCAGAAGATTGCCAAGGTTTTTACATGTGCGAATTTGGTACATTAAAGCACATGTCATGTCCTGTAGGAACCCTCTATAATGCGGCATTATTAATTTGTGATTATCCTGGAAATGTAAGATGTTCACAAGAGCCTGAAGTTGTTAATCCAGAACCAGTTAACCCCGGAGATGGTGGTAGTGGAGATGGTGGTAGTGGAGATGGTGGTAGTGGAGATGGTGGTAGTGGAGATGGTGGTAGTGGAGATGGTGAAAATACAGAAGAAGATGGTGGAAATTCAGGAGAAGATTGTGGAAATACAGGAGGAAATGGTGTTGGAGAATCATGGTCGGAACCTTGTAGCttaaataacaaacaaatGTATTTTCCCGATTCAGAAAACTGTCAAGGATTCTACATTTGTGAATTCGGAACGTTGCAACACATGATGTGTCCACCAGGAACGCTGTATAATGCTCCTATATTAACATGTGATTTTCCAGGAAATGTGAGATGCTCAGAATCCCCCATAGGTATCGATCCGGAACAAGTTAATTGa
- the LOC111416781 gene encoding chymotrypsin-2-like, with amino-acid sequence MNTNYCIYFILLLCLSVHSKTKDKFLDAQEKFNNDNSYIKHDKRIRNGQNIDITAANYYVYVICHQSHCGGTLVKQNKVVTAGHCVDSCTSSQFQIAVGLNDLSQLSQAKKYRANSIRLHPRYNKQHPFPYDVAVITLSQNVALNDKVGTINYVREIPPLLRTLTVVGYGFINTKGQQPRKLQRGQVRIVKKDRTQLFTQALIGSSVLPGDSGGPAIYNNQLAGIISGTRSLNNIIFQNLFVAVGHPDIYDFIRDNM; translated from the exons ATGAACACCAATTATTGTATTTACTTTATACTTTTGTTGTGCTTGTCGG ttCATTCCAAAACCAAAGATAAGTTTTTAGATGctcaagaaaaatttaacaacGATAATTCCTATATTAAACATGATAAACGAATAAGAAACGGACAAAACATCGATATTACTGCTGCAAATTACTATGTTTATGTTATCTGCCATCAATCTCATTGTGGAGGTACTTTAgtgaaacaaaataaagttgtaaCTGCAGGTCATTGTGTGGATAGCTGTACATCAAGTCAATTTCAAATCGCCGTTGGTTTAAACGATCTTTCTCAATTAAGCCAAGCGAAAAAATATAGAGCTAATTCCATTCGACTACATCCGAGGTACAACAAACAACATCCATTTCCATATGATGTTGCTGTAATTACACTTTCACAAAATGTTGCATTGAACGATAAAGTTGGAACAATTAATTACGTTAGGGAAATTCCACCTTTACTTCGTACTTTAACCGTAGTCGGCTATggatttattaatacaaaggGCCAACAACCAAGGAAGTTGCAAAGAGGTCAAGTAAGAATTGTAAAAAAAGATAGGACACAACTTTTCACACAAGCATTAATAGGCTCTAGTGTTCTACCC ggtGATTCAGGTGGTCCAGCGATTTACAACAATCAATTAGCGGGGATTATATCAGGGACACGGTCATTAAATAACATCATTTTTCAGAACCTATTTGTTGCTGTGGGTCACCCagatatttatgattttattagaGACAATATGTAA
- the LOC111419884 gene encoding F-box/LRR-repeat protein 20 isoform X2: MATESVKTGCKQFTRAFCEEDAMINKKLPKELLLRIFSYLDVVSLCRCAQVSRQWNVLALDGSNWQRIDLFDFQKDVEAPIIENISRRCVGFLRQLSLRGCQSVVDGSIRTLAQMCPNVEDLNLNGCKKLTDTACLALANNCSKLRRLNLDSCSNISDVSLKGLSEGCQQLTHINVSWCSNITEDGVEALARGCSRLRCFISKGCKQITPRAVICLARYCPQLEIVNLLGCSNIRDEAVIALANKCTNLLYICLSGCSNLTDASLIALAQQCSNLSTLEVAGCGHFTDTAFQALSKSCKYLEKMDLDECALITDLTLTNLAMGCPRLEYLTLSHCELITDEGIRHLCLSPCAAENLTVLELDNCPLITDASLEYLTSCHNLQRVELYDCQLLTRVGIKRLRTHLPNIKVHAYFAPITPPPVTNSGRNRYCRCCAIL, translated from the exons tTCACAAGAGCATTTTGTGAAGAAGACGCAATGATCAACAAAAAACTACCGAAAGAACTCCTCctaagaatattttcatatctCGATGTGGTCTCTTTATGTCGTTGCGCTCAAGTTTCCCGACAATGGAACGTTTTAGCTTTGGACGGTTCGAATTGGCAACGAATAGATCttttcgattttcaaaaagacGTCGAAGCTCCGATTATCGAAAACATTTCCAGAAGATGCGTCGGATTTCTTCGTCAATTATCTCTACGCGGGTGTCAATCAGTCGTTGACGGTTCCATTCGAACGTTGGCTCAGATGTGTCCAAACGTCgaagatttaaatttgaatggATGCAAAAAACTAACGGATACAGCATGTTTAGCTTTAGCCAATAATTGTTCGAAATTGCGTCGTTTAAATTTGGATAGTTGCTCTAACATTAGCGATGTATCATTGAAAGGATTAAGCGAAGGTTGTCAACAGTTAACCCATATTAACGTTAGTTGGTGTAGTAATATTACTGAAGATGGAGTTGAAGCTCTTGCCAGAGGTTGTTCAAGACTTAGATGTTTTATTAGTAAGGGGTGTAAACAAATTACACCAAGGGCTGTGATATGTTTGGCAAGATATTGTCCGCAAttggaaattgttaatttattaggTTGTAGT aaTATTAGAGATGAAGCTGTAATAGCGTTGGCGAACAAATGCACCAATTTactttatatttgtttatcgGGGTGTTCGAATTTAACAGACGCTTCATTAATAGCGTTGGCTCAACAATGTTCTAATCTTTCCACTTTGGAGGTAGCTGGTTGCGGACATTTTACGGACACCGCGTTTCAAGCATTGtctaaa agttgtaaatatttagaaaaaatggaTTTGGACGAATGTGCCCTTATAACAGATCTCACATTAACTAACTTAGCTATGGGCTGTCCGCGTTTGGAATATTTG ACGCTTTCGCATTGTGAATTGATCACAGATGAAGGAATAAGACATTTATGTTTGTCACCTTGTGCCGCGGAGAATCTAACCGTCTTGGAACTCGACAATTGTCCATTAATCACGGATGCATCTCTCGAATATCTCACGTCCTGTCACAATTTACAAAGGGTGGAATTATATGATTGCCAACTTTTGACGAGAGTTGGTATTAAGAGATTAAGG aCACATTTGCCGAACATTAAGGTGCATGCGTATTTTGCCCCAATAACTCCGCCACCGGTTACGAACAGCGGCCGCAATCGTTACTGCCGGTGCTGCGCAATCCTGTGA
- the LOC111419884 gene encoding F-box/LRR-repeat protein 2 isoform X1: MATESVKTGCKQFTRAFCEEDAMINKKLPKELLLRIFSYLDVVSLCRCAQVSRQWNVLALDGSNWQRIDLFDFQKDVEAPIIENISRRCVGFLRQLSLRGCQSVVDGSIRTLAQMCPNVEDLNLNGCKKLTDTACLALANNCSKLRRLNLDSCSNISDVSLKGLSEGCQQLTHINVSWCSNITEDGVEALARGCSRLRCFISKGCKQITPRAVICLARYCPQLEIVNLLGCSNIRDEAVIALANKCTNLLYICLSGCSNLTDASLIALAQQCSNLSTLEVAGCGHFTDTAFQALSKSCKYLEKMDLDECALITDLTLTNLAMGCPRLEYLTLSHCELITDEGIRHLCLSPCAAENLTVLELDNCPLITDASLEYLTSCHNLQRVELYDCQLLTRVGIKRLRFSQFLQWLKFSWLGMRWRMFTKIHYYNGNQQEAVFFAYGYEVTLYRTDV, from the exons tTCACAAGAGCATTTTGTGAAGAAGACGCAATGATCAACAAAAAACTACCGAAAGAACTCCTCctaagaatattttcatatctCGATGTGGTCTCTTTATGTCGTTGCGCTCAAGTTTCCCGACAATGGAACGTTTTAGCTTTGGACGGTTCGAATTGGCAACGAATAGATCttttcgattttcaaaaagacGTCGAAGCTCCGATTATCGAAAACATTTCCAGAAGATGCGTCGGATTTCTTCGTCAATTATCTCTACGCGGGTGTCAATCAGTCGTTGACGGTTCCATTCGAACGTTGGCTCAGATGTGTCCAAACGTCgaagatttaaatttgaatggATGCAAAAAACTAACGGATACAGCATGTTTAGCTTTAGCCAATAATTGTTCGAAATTGCGTCGTTTAAATTTGGATAGTTGCTCTAACATTAGCGATGTATCATTGAAAGGATTAAGCGAAGGTTGTCAACAGTTAACCCATATTAACGTTAGTTGGTGTAGTAATATTACTGAAGATGGAGTTGAAGCTCTTGCCAGAGGTTGTTCAAGACTTAGATGTTTTATTAGTAAGGGGTGTAAACAAATTACACCAAGGGCTGTGATATGTTTGGCAAGATATTGTCCGCAAttggaaattgttaatttattaggTTGTAGT aaTATTAGAGATGAAGCTGTAATAGCGTTGGCGAACAAATGCACCAATTTactttatatttgtttatcgGGGTGTTCGAATTTAACAGACGCTTCATTAATAGCGTTGGCTCAACAATGTTCTAATCTTTCCACTTTGGAGGTAGCTGGTTGCGGACATTTTACGGACACCGCGTTTCAAGCATTGtctaaa agttgtaaatatttagaaaaaatggaTTTGGACGAATGTGCCCTTATAACAGATCTCACATTAACTAACTTAGCTATGGGCTGTCCGCGTTTGGAATATTTG ACGCTTTCGCATTGTGAATTGATCACAGATGAAGGAATAAGACATTTATGTTTGTCACCTTGTGCCGCGGAGAATCTAACCGTCTTGGAACTCGACAATTGTCCATTAATCACGGATGCATCTCTCGAATATCTCACGTCCTGTCACAATTTACAAAGGGTGGAATTATATGATTGCCAACTTTTGACGAGAGTTGGTATTAAGAGATTAAGG TTTTCTCAATTTCTTCAATGGTTGAAGTTCTCATGGTTGGGAATGAGATGGAGAATGTTTACTAAGATTCATTATTATAATGGGAATCAACAAGAGGCGGTTTTCTTTGCTTATGGGTATGAAGTAACATTATATAGAACAGATGTATAA